The Spirosoma foliorum genome has a window encoding:
- a CDS encoding BPTD_3080 family restriction endonuclease, whose amino-acid sequence MDVSPILNNPYQEPYFHYATAADGEQRGSLDYSRVMAGRRIFTNDLTGAPTGTKGQKSIFDVNEYAPQYGEQLVNLLRKEVGKWRNEGYPNTTRVTADLLTFWFLTGDDTIPPRKKLFFAQQEAIETAIWLNEIAGRSNAGNNILKRLSDGQQEQADGLPRYGFKMATGTGKTVVMAALILYHYFNRQEYRADTRFADYFLLVAPGITIRDRLNVLQVDTSTTDKYKAVDYYRQRSLVPDRYNELLDGLNARIVITNYHAFEPKTLQGNKRTPFDGKVTRKVVADEVVEVKNDSTGDNKEDFGQVLKRLFGSIKPGARLLIINDEAHHCYLPLEKGKKTEDGNTEEENARAAVWFTGVRELTKRYQVRHIYDLSATPYYLQGSGYPAYSLFPWIVSDFGLIDAIESGLVKIPFLPESDSSQSLEGPVLRNLYEHVKEFLPKKGQLTRKKEAKAAKSVSIEESPRMPELLVAATGQFYEHYEKDYGRINTLFNIPPVFIAVCNNTSVSKELYKFIAGFQAKDADGNVLKTYHGHYDLFDNFDQYDRPKAKPPTLLIDSSALDDGEQVDDEFKKVFAPEIEKFKIEYARLNGQGAADRMTDAEVLREVVNTVGKPGTLGAHIRCVVSVSMLTEGWDANTVTHIMGLRAFGSQLLCEQVAGRALRRKHYDLAPYDKLSGEQLDTKAALRRKPESMVWKFPPEYAHIIGVPFKSFKTGSTAPTEVPDYTRIEALADRQAAYEITFPNIIGYRVETTEDELRADFSRVESFVIDYTSMPVKTIMRNAFEARNETLEFTSVNDLRDQQVIYRITQQLIHFYYSGLDNQPQFRKFSQLRDIVQEWYDTRVQLVGETNAVYKRLLYFWEPKTLADHIQRGVMAASRDSDIILPIFNHYNRFGSTKYVSGNTARPVYETRKSHVNYMVADTDSWEQKAAKTLDELPEVVSYVKNAFLGFAIPYVSEGKEKQYFPDFIARIQTASGRIVSLIVEITGMSRDKAAKKQYVEDRWLRAANAVRGHYDMDEWFFIEIANDIRPIKNQLADKIGEINAVVKRADKKARILASFGRIKNGPPISSEQMRRERIYD is encoded by the coding sequence ATGGACGTATCTCCTATTCTGAATAATCCTTATCAGGAACCTTATTTTCACTATGCTACTGCCGCCGATGGCGAACAGCGTGGAAGTCTGGATTATAGCCGTGTCATGGCCGGTCGGCGCATTTTTACTAATGATTTGACGGGCGCACCTACTGGTACTAAAGGTCAGAAATCTATTTTTGATGTTAACGAATATGCACCACAGTATGGTGAACAGTTAGTGAACCTGCTTCGTAAAGAGGTTGGTAAGTGGAGAAACGAAGGTTATCCCAATACAACACGTGTTACTGCTGACTTGTTGACTTTCTGGTTTCTTACAGGCGATGACACTATTCCTCCCCGTAAAAAGCTATTTTTTGCACAACAAGAAGCCATAGAAACGGCTATTTGGCTCAATGAGATAGCAGGCCGCTCAAATGCAGGTAACAATATTCTCAAGCGATTGAGTGATGGCCAACAGGAGCAAGCTGATGGCTTGCCTAGATATGGTTTTAAGATGGCTACTGGAACCGGTAAGACGGTAGTCATGGCTGCCCTTATTTTGTATCATTATTTTAACCGGCAGGAGTACCGGGCAGATACTCGTTTTGCTGATTATTTCCTGCTGGTTGCACCTGGCATTACTATTCGTGATCGCTTGAATGTATTGCAGGTTGATACGAGCACAACCGACAAATATAAAGCGGTCGATTACTACCGTCAGCGGAGCTTAGTACCAGACCGGTATAATGAACTACTGGATGGACTCAATGCCCGCATTGTTATAACAAACTATCACGCCTTTGAACCGAAAACGTTACAGGGAAACAAACGAACCCCTTTTGATGGTAAGGTGACGAGAAAAGTAGTTGCCGATGAAGTAGTAGAAGTGAAGAATGATAGCACTGGAGATAATAAAGAGGATTTTGGACAGGTCTTAAAACGCCTGTTTGGTTCGATAAAACCCGGCGCAAGGTTGCTTATTATCAATGATGAAGCGCACCACTGCTATTTACCATTAGAAAAAGGAAAGAAAACTGAGGATGGTAATACTGAAGAAGAAAATGCTCGTGCGGCAGTCTGGTTTACGGGTGTTCGTGAATTGACTAAGCGCTATCAGGTTCGCCATATTTATGATCTTTCGGCCACACCTTATTATTTGCAAGGTTCCGGTTATCCTGCTTACTCATTATTCCCTTGGATTGTATCGGACTTCGGTCTAATTGATGCTATTGAGTCAGGTTTGGTGAAAATTCCTTTTTTGCCTGAATCCGATTCGTCCCAGAGTCTCGAAGGTCCGGTGCTTCGTAACTTATACGAACACGTTAAAGAGTTTCTGCCGAAAAAAGGGCAGTTGACTCGTAAGAAGGAAGCCAAAGCCGCAAAGTCAGTATCAATTGAAGAGTCACCCCGAATGCCTGAACTGCTTGTGGCGGCAACGGGTCAGTTCTACGAACATTATGAAAAAGACTATGGGCGTATTAATACTCTGTTTAATATTCCGCCTGTGTTTATTGCAGTTTGCAACAATACATCTGTTTCTAAAGAACTCTACAAATTCATAGCAGGATTTCAGGCTAAAGATGCCGACGGGAACGTATTGAAAACGTATCACGGGCATTATGACCTGTTCGATAATTTCGACCAGTATGACCGACCGAAGGCTAAACCGCCAACCTTATTGATCGACAGTTCTGCCCTAGACGACGGGGAGCAGGTAGATGACGAATTTAAAAAGGTATTCGCCCCCGAAATCGAGAAGTTCAAAATTGAATATGCTCGGCTAAACGGACAGGGTGCTGCTGACCGAATGACTGATGCCGAAGTGTTGCGCGAAGTTGTCAACACGGTTGGTAAGCCTGGTACGCTGGGCGCACACATTCGTTGCGTGGTATCTGTATCCATGCTTACCGAAGGTTGGGATGCAAACACCGTTACGCATATTATGGGCCTGCGGGCCTTTGGGTCGCAGTTGTTGTGTGAACAGGTAGCGGGTAGAGCGCTACGTCGGAAACACTACGATCTGGCACCTTACGACAAACTTAGTGGTGAACAACTCGACACAAAAGCGGCTCTGCGCCGGAAACCAGAGTCGATGGTTTGGAAATTCCCACCTGAATACGCTCACATTATTGGTGTGCCGTTTAAGTCATTTAAAACGGGTAGTACTGCCCCGACCGAGGTACCCGATTATACCCGGATTGAGGCACTCGCCGACCGACAGGCAGCCTACGAAATTACGTTTCCGAATATTATTGGTTACCGGGTCGAGACAACCGAAGATGAACTACGGGCTGATTTTAGCCGCGTTGAGTCGTTTGTAATCGATTATACCAGTATGCCCGTGAAAACAATCATGCGGAATGCCTTTGAGGCACGGAACGAGACGCTGGAATTTACATCGGTTAATGATCTGCGTGACCAACAGGTTATTTATCGCATCACCCAACAACTGATTCACTTCTATTACTCTGGACTGGATAATCAGCCACAGTTTCGCAAGTTTAGCCAGTTGCGCGACATCGTGCAGGAATGGTATGATACGCGCGTGCAACTGGTGGGCGAAACCAATGCGGTTTATAAACGCCTGCTGTATTTCTGGGAGCCGAAAACACTTGCCGATCATATTCAACGGGGTGTCATGGCCGCGAGTCGCGACTCTGATATAATTCTGCCGATTTTCAATCACTACAATCGCTTTGGCAGTACTAAATATGTCAGCGGTAACACAGCTCGGCCGGTGTACGAAACCCGGAAAAGCCATGTCAATTACATGGTAGCTGATACTGACAGTTGGGAACAGAAAGCGGCCAAGACGCTCGACGAACTGCCTGAAGTGGTCAGCTATGTGAAAAACGCGTTTCTGGGCTTTGCTATTCCCTATGTTAGTGAGGGTAAAGAGAAACAGTATTTTCCTGACTTCATTGCCCGTATTCAAACAGCGAGTGGTCGAATTGTTAGCCTGATTGTAGAAATCACGGGCATGAGCCGTGACAAGGCGGCTAAAAAACAGTACGTTGAAGACCGTTGGCTCCGAGCTGCCAATGCGGTCCGCGGACACTATGACATGGATGAATGGTTCTTTATTGAAATTGCCAACGACATTCGGCCTATCAAGAACCAGTTAGCCGACAAGATTGGAGAAATCAACGCAGTAGTAAAACGGGCGGATAAAAAAGCACGGATACTAGCGTCTTTTGGCCGAATTAAAAACGGCCCTCCAATCAGCTCAGAACAAATGCGCCGGGAGCGTATTTATGATTAA
- a CDS encoding MFS transporter translates to MLPSSRINVQLLVVVFAQFAGTSLWFAGNAILPELQSLLNTTGTGLTGWITSAVQIGFIAGTLLYALFAIPDRFRSTYVFLVSVMLAAAVNILWLLLPIKAETILASRFLTGFFLAGVYPVGMKIAADRFKPVLGKAMGFLVGALVLGTAFPHLIRGLGGSLPYRTLILSVSLLAISGGVLLTLVVPAKATQFSGSFFRLQTLFSLGKPSAYRPAMLGYFGHMWELYTFWAFLPALITYYQVQHPAIELTNSLWSFGAIAAGAIGCVGGGYLALRIGSAQVARYLLLTSGLCILLTPLLVTAPPILFGLFLVLWGATAAGDSPQFSTLVASHATLDNRGSILTLVTCFGFLLTVLSIQLMAWLVAHIGLSGWLFYILLPGPILGLLAMRWMR, encoded by the coding sequence ATGCTCCCTTCGTCGCGTATCAATGTTCAGTTACTGGTTGTTGTGTTTGCTCAATTTGCCGGAACGTCCCTCTGGTTTGCCGGAAACGCCATCCTGCCTGAACTTCAGTCGCTGTTAAACACGACAGGCACGGGACTAACTGGCTGGATTACGTCGGCAGTACAAATTGGTTTCATTGCGGGCACGCTACTCTACGCGCTCTTCGCTATACCGGATCGATTTCGATCAACGTATGTCTTTCTGGTATCGGTTATGTTAGCCGCTGCGGTTAATATACTCTGGCTACTCCTACCCATAAAAGCAGAAACGATCTTGGCCAGTCGGTTCCTGACGGGTTTCTTTCTGGCAGGTGTTTATCCAGTTGGAATGAAGATAGCCGCTGATCGATTTAAGCCCGTTTTAGGAAAAGCGATGGGTTTCCTGGTAGGTGCTTTGGTACTGGGCACAGCCTTCCCACATCTGATACGAGGTTTGGGAGGGAGCCTGCCCTATCGAACGTTGATCCTGTCGGTCAGTCTATTAGCCATTAGTGGTGGGGTTTTATTGACGCTGGTTGTACCAGCAAAAGCTACCCAGTTTTCTGGAAGTTTCTTTCGGTTGCAAACCCTGTTTTCATTAGGCAAACCTTCCGCCTACCGACCAGCTATGCTGGGGTATTTTGGGCATATGTGGGAGTTGTACACCTTCTGGGCGTTTCTACCAGCCCTGATCACGTACTACCAGGTGCAGCATCCTGCTATAGAGCTAACCAATTCGCTCTGGTCTTTTGGTGCTATTGCAGCGGGAGCAATTGGGTGTGTAGGAGGAGGGTATCTTGCTTTGCGCATCGGTAGTGCGCAAGTGGCCCGTTATCTATTGCTGACATCGGGCCTTTGTATTTTGTTAACCCCTTTGCTGGTAACCGCACCACCCATTCTGTTCGGTTTGTTTCTTGTACTTTGGGGAGCCACAGCGGCTGGTGACTCTCCGCAATTTTCGACGCTCGTTGCCAGTCATGCCACGCTAGACAATCGGGGAAGTATCCTGACGCTGGTTACCTGTTTCGGTTTCCTGCTAACGGTCTTGTCTATCCAGCTTATGGCCTGGCTGGTCGCTCACATTGGCCTCTCTGGCTGGCTGTTTTATATACTACTTCCAGGGCCGATTTTAGGCTTGTTGGCAATGCGCTGGATGCGGTAG
- a CDS encoding RNA polymerase sigma factor, with protein sequence MSEIEQNRIFDTWLGQYKALLFKVVRAYAATAMDQDDLFQEIVIQVWHSIPTFRQQSSSSTWIYRIALNTALKWVGKERKHAAAQESLDSIPAILQETKVQVDERLTWLYEAIYQLDEIDRSITLLLLDGFSYKEMATIVGISESNVGVRINRIKKQLITKAKQQDHYGI encoded by the coding sequence ATGAGTGAAATTGAACAGAATCGTATTTTTGATACATGGCTTGGCCAGTATAAGGCACTGCTGTTCAAGGTGGTGCGGGCGTATGCGGCAACCGCTATGGATCAGGACGATCTCTTTCAGGAGATTGTTATTCAGGTATGGCACTCCATTCCAACCTTCCGGCAGCAGTCTTCCAGCTCCACCTGGATTTATCGCATCGCCCTTAATACGGCCTTGAAATGGGTGGGCAAAGAGCGAAAACATGCTGCCGCTCAGGAGTCCCTCGACAGTATACCCGCTATTTTACAGGAAACTAAAGTTCAGGTCGATGAACGGCTGACCTGGCTTTATGAGGCAATTTATCAGCTCGATGAAATCGATCGATCCATCACGTTATTGCTTCTCGATGGATTCAGCTACAAAGAGATGGCTACTATAGTCGGAATCTCAGAATCAAATGTGGGTGTCAGAATCAACCGAATCAAAAAACAACTGATCACAAAAGCTAAACAACAGGACCACTATGGAATTTGA
- a CDS encoding heavy metal translocating P-type ATPase, which translates to MSTATISSTICYHCGNDCPDESIVLDDKLFCCDGCKTVYSILNQHQLCQYYDIEQLTGSDQSRPGQSRPGQSRPGNSLKTDGARQTRLEFLDHPDIVAQLLEFSSESVAKVTFYIPTIHCSSCLWLLEHLYRINPSIQQARVDFLKKQVHLTYNPTELTLRQVVELLSSIGYEPLISLNDVVQAGQKISNRPFLYRLGIAGFCAGNIMLFSFPEYLGLDDSSFKHLFGILNLLLAIPVVFYSASGYFESVWASLKKGVINIDLPILLGILVAFFRGTYEVLFLDGAGYFDSLTGLIFFLLCGKWFQQRTHEFLSFERDYKSYFPMAVTVVGRGATGMGQEGKENEQGVGVNNPLPTAPYSIPLAQLRKGDRIRVRNNELIPADGLLYKGQGMIDYSFVTGESEPESKEPGALVYAGGKQVGEAIELEVVRDVSQSYLTQLWNNDAFQKKDTSRIRTFADAVGTYFTITVISLATLVGLYWYAWHDPARAINAFTAVLIIACPCALSLSYPFALGNGLRLLGKRHLYLKNADVIEQMSACDTIVFDKTGTLTTPQQAVVERFDKSLSSLERGVVVSLVRQSVHPLSRKLTTHLSNALPLPVDGFTEVPGHGIQAIVDGLIVKIGSRSFVDPSFGEGTERRETLTEARTYLSIDHQYRGYFGFPNQYRLGLEPMLASLHKTHRLYLLSGDNDHAQAELTRLFPDAGQMYFNFRPEEKLAFIKHLQDNGRRVMMVGDGLNDAGALKQADVGIAVTDDTIQFTPASDAILEAGALMQLPAMLNYTRFGMRLIRFSFVVSLVYNFIGLSYALTGHLSPVVAAILMPISSATMLAISTLGMRWKKF; encoded by the coding sequence ATGAGTACGGCCACGATTTCATCAACCATCTGCTACCATTGTGGCAATGATTGCCCCGACGAGTCAATCGTTCTTGACGATAAATTATTCTGTTGCGACGGCTGTAAAACGGTGTACAGCATCCTGAATCAACACCAGCTTTGTCAGTATTATGACATTGAACAACTAACGGGTTCTGACCAATCCAGACCGGGTCAATCCAGACCGGGCCAATCCAGGCCGGGAAACAGTTTGAAAACGGACGGCGCACGGCAGACGCGGCTGGAGTTTCTGGATCATCCCGATATCGTGGCCCAGCTACTCGAATTTTCGAGCGAGTCGGTAGCGAAGGTTACGTTTTATATTCCGACGATTCACTGTAGTTCTTGCCTTTGGCTGCTTGAACACCTCTACCGGATCAATCCGTCGATTCAGCAGGCGCGGGTTGATTTCCTGAAAAAACAGGTTCACCTGACCTATAACCCAACAGAGCTGACGCTTCGGCAGGTGGTCGAATTGCTCAGTTCTATCGGCTATGAGCCGTTGATTAGCCTGAATGACGTTGTTCAGGCCGGTCAAAAAATATCGAACCGGCCCTTTCTGTATCGGCTGGGCATAGCCGGGTTTTGTGCCGGAAATATCATGCTGTTCAGCTTCCCGGAGTATTTGGGGCTTGACGATTCGTCGTTTAAACACCTCTTCGGGATTCTTAATCTGCTGTTGGCAATTCCGGTCGTGTTCTACTCAGCATCGGGTTATTTCGAATCGGTTTGGGCAAGTTTGAAAAAGGGAGTTATCAACATTGATTTGCCGATTTTACTCGGGATTCTGGTGGCTTTTTTTCGAGGAACCTATGAAGTACTCTTTCTCGATGGAGCAGGCTATTTCGATTCACTTACCGGATTGATTTTCTTTTTGTTATGCGGGAAATGGTTTCAGCAGCGAACCCACGAATTCCTTTCTTTCGAGCGGGATTATAAGTCCTACTTCCCAATGGCCGTAACGGTGGTAGGGCGTGGGGCAACGGGCATGGGGCAAGAGGGAAAGGAAAATGAGCAGGGGGTAGGTGTAAACAACCCACTGCCCACTGCCCCATACTCCATACCCCTTGCTCAACTGCGGAAGGGAGATCGAATCCGGGTGCGTAATAACGAACTGATTCCGGCCGATGGGCTGCTTTATAAAGGGCAGGGAATGATTGATTATAGCTTCGTAACGGGCGAATCGGAACCGGAATCTAAAGAACCTGGTGCGCTGGTTTACGCGGGTGGCAAGCAGGTGGGAGAAGCCATCGAGTTGGAAGTTGTGCGTGATGTATCGCAAAGCTACCTGACTCAGCTCTGGAACAACGATGCGTTTCAGAAGAAAGACACGTCCCGGATTCGCACCTTTGCCGACGCCGTTGGAACGTATTTTACCATTACCGTTATTTCGCTGGCTACGCTCGTTGGCTTATATTGGTACGCCTGGCATGACCCCGCTCGGGCTATCAACGCCTTTACTGCCGTACTGATCATTGCGTGTCCTTGCGCGCTTTCGCTTTCGTATCCGTTTGCGTTAGGGAATGGGTTGCGGTTGCTGGGTAAACGTCATTTATATCTCAAAAACGCGGATGTTATTGAGCAGATGAGTGCTTGTGATACCATCGTTTTTGATAAAACCGGTACGCTCACAACACCGCAACAGGCTGTAGTCGAGCGGTTTGATAAATCGCTAAGTTCGCTAGAGCGGGGCGTGGTCGTATCCCTGGTTCGGCAGTCGGTACACCCGCTTAGTCGTAAATTAACTACGCATCTTTCCAATGCGTTACCACTGCCTGTCGATGGCTTTACGGAGGTGCCAGGGCACGGAATTCAGGCAATTGTAGATGGGCTAATTGTTAAAATAGGCAGCCGTTCGTTTGTGGACCCCTCGTTCGGTGAGGGTACAGAACGCAGGGAGACACTAACGGAAGCACGAACATATCTCAGCATTGATCACCAATATCGGGGTTATTTCGGTTTCCCGAATCAATATCGGTTAGGGTTAGAGCCTATGCTGGCTAGTTTACATAAAACGCATCGGCTTTACCTGCTCTCTGGCGACAACGACCATGCGCAGGCTGAACTGACTCGTTTGTTTCCTGATGCTGGACAGATGTATTTCAACTTCCGACCCGAAGAGAAACTGGCCTTCATTAAACACTTGCAGGACAATGGTCGGCGTGTTATGATGGTTGGCGATGGGTTAAATGACGCCGGAGCCTTGAAACAAGCCGATGTGGGCATTGCCGTTACCGACGATACCATTCAATTCACACCCGCCAGCGATGCCATTCTGGAGGCCGGGGCGCTTATGCAATTACCTGCCATGTTGAACTATACCCGGTTTGGTATGCGCTTAATCCGGTTCAGTTTTGTCGTATCGCTGGTGTATAATTTCATTGGTTTGAGTTATGCGCTGACGGGGCATCTATCACCAGTCGTAGCGGCTATCCTAATGCCGATCAGTTCGGCTACCATGCTGGCGATTTCTACCCTGGGTATGCGCTGGAAGAAGTTTTGA
- the hemN gene encoding oxygen-independent coproporphyrinogen III oxidase translates to MNPLIQKYNVPGPRYTSYPTVPFWDETTFSETAWVHNLQRAFLASNATTGISLYMHLPYCESLCTFCGCNKRVTRNHSVESPYISALLAEWNLYCDLLPERPRIAELHLGGGTPSFFAPDQLKRLLTGIFERATPTESPDYGWEGHPNNTTQQHLQVLYDFGFRRVSFGVQDYDPEVQRAIHRHQPFEQVKQVTEWARQVGYTSISHDLVFGLPFQTTKSIADTIYQTITLQPDRISFYSYAHVPWIKGNGQRGFRDADLPSGEQKRTLYETGRDLLEHAGYTEIGMDHFALPHDSLYSAMQEGTLHRNFMGYTTTQTRVLLGLGASSISDVWSAFAQNEKDIDAYLDKVMSGQLPLLRGHILDDQDQFLRRQILNIMCQGETQWHLGSWSKHEWEDLSARLESFWLDGLLEYNAEGLRVHPKGRPFLRNICMAFDERLNYSQSKASTMKTKLFSQTV, encoded by the coding sequence ATGAATCCGCTCATTCAAAAATATAACGTTCCTGGCCCACGCTATACCAGCTACCCAACGGTGCCCTTCTGGGACGAAACAACCTTTAGCGAAACCGCCTGGGTCCATAATCTGCAACGAGCTTTTTTGGCGAGCAATGCAACAACGGGCATTAGCCTGTATATGCACCTACCCTATTGCGAAAGCCTATGTACGTTCTGTGGATGCAATAAACGCGTCACCCGAAATCACAGTGTCGAAAGTCCCTACATCAGCGCACTCCTGGCCGAATGGAATCTGTATTGTGATTTGTTGCCCGAGAGACCGCGCATTGCCGAACTACATCTGGGCGGAGGAACTCCCAGCTTTTTTGCACCCGATCAACTCAAACGACTCTTAACCGGAATCTTTGAACGAGCTACCCCAACCGAATCGCCTGATTACGGCTGGGAAGGACACCCGAACAACACGACCCAACAGCATTTGCAGGTTCTATATGATTTCGGCTTTCGGCGGGTGAGTTTTGGGGTTCAGGATTACGACCCGGAAGTACAGCGTGCCATTCACCGGCATCAGCCGTTCGAGCAGGTTAAGCAGGTAACCGAGTGGGCACGCCAGGTTGGCTATACATCCATCAGTCACGACCTGGTATTCGGGCTACCATTTCAGACGACCAAGTCAATTGCCGATACGATTTATCAAACCATCACACTTCAACCCGATCGGATTTCCTTTTATTCCTACGCCCATGTCCCCTGGATTAAGGGCAACGGCCAACGGGGTTTTCGCGACGCAGACCTGCCTTCGGGCGAACAGAAACGTACTCTGTACGAAACAGGCAGGGATTTACTGGAACATGCTGGTTATACCGAAATCGGTATGGACCATTTTGCCTTGCCACATGATTCGCTCTACAGCGCCATGCAGGAAGGCACGCTTCATCGGAATTTTATGGGTTACACCACTACCCAAACGCGTGTTCTGTTGGGCTTAGGCGCATCTTCGATTAGCGACGTCTGGTCGGCATTTGCCCAGAACGAGAAAGATATCGATGCGTATCTGGATAAAGTTATGTCGGGTCAATTGCCCTTGTTACGCGGCCACATTCTCGATGATCAGGATCAATTTCTGCGTCGGCAAATTCTGAACATTATGTGTCAGGGAGAAACGCAGTGGCACCTGGGCAGTTGGTCGAAACACGAGTGGGAAGACCTAAGCGCCCGACTGGAATCGTTCTGGCTTGATGGATTGCTGGAATATAATGCCGAGGGGCTACGTGTGCATCCCAAAGGCCGGCCCTTTCTCCGGAACATCTGCATGGCCTTCGATGAGCGACTGAATTATTCCCAATCGAAGGCTAGCACTATGAAAACTAAGCTGTTTTCGCAGACGGTTTGA
- a CDS encoding GLPGLI family protein codes for MKKLALLLCLLISSMAMAQKTEGVVTYVRKDYWSKMINRLTFLNQEQKDRQTQLRKNWEENNKGTKMKMAFNANESLYTYFSSEPEEGGYSWRQYELDLYRNFEKDHKTDIIEMLGKTYIVEDSVHAPVWKIGNQIKEVAGFICMKAETEDLIKKQKITAWFAQDIPVSAGPERMCGLPGLILELDIDDGTVLIEATNVTFRSLTPNDLKLPKTKGKKIDDAGYDKVISQYIAEQMVAHNNPYWEIRY; via the coding sequence ATGAAGAAACTAGCCCTATTACTATGCCTCCTGATCAGCTCGATGGCTATGGCCCAGAAAACGGAAGGTGTAGTGACCTATGTTCGTAAAGACTACTGGAGCAAAATGATCAATAGACTGACGTTTCTGAATCAGGAACAAAAGGACCGTCAGACGCAACTACGGAAGAACTGGGAAGAGAACAACAAAGGCACAAAAATGAAGATGGCCTTCAATGCCAACGAAAGCCTGTATACCTATTTCAGCTCTGAGCCGGAAGAAGGGGGTTATTCCTGGCGGCAGTATGAATTGGATCTGTACCGCAATTTTGAAAAAGACCATAAAACCGACATCATCGAAATGCTGGGTAAAACTTACATTGTTGAAGATTCAGTCCATGCGCCTGTCTGGAAAATTGGGAATCAGATCAAAGAGGTAGCTGGTTTCATCTGCATGAAAGCTGAGACGGAGGATTTAATTAAGAAACAGAAAATTACGGCCTGGTTTGCGCAGGATATCCCGGTTTCGGCTGGTCCCGAACGGATGTGTGGATTGCCTGGCCTGATTCTGGAACTGGACATTGATGACGGAACTGTGCTTATTGAAGCGACAAACGTTACTTTCCGGTCCCTCACCCCAAACGACCTGAAACTACCCAAAACGAAAGGCAAAAAAATTGACGACGCTGGCTACGATAAGGTGATAAGCCAATACATTGCTGAGCAAATGGTTGCTCATAATAATCCGTATTGGGAAATCCGATATTGA